One region of Armigeres subalbatus isolate Guangzhou_Male chromosome 3, GZ_Asu_2, whole genome shotgun sequence genomic DNA includes:
- the LOC134219349 gene encoding NPC intracellular cholesterol transporter 2 homolog a-like — protein sequence MFKFLLLATLIPAVLLQNADNVDTQVWPTVSIRPCAGVRPVPQSVRIEDCYETPCLLRRGTDARMALDFIGVQDASVLTTIVTATALGITAPYELPADRSAVCNWLVQSRCPISAGEELIYHLSMPVTAIYPLVSVTIEIDLVDSTGQSHACFVVDTRVVAN from the exons ATGTTCAAGTTCCTGCTTCTGGCCACCCTGATCCCAGCTGTCCTGCTGCAGAATGCCGATAACGTAGATACTCAAGTTTGGCCAACGGTTTCCATCCGTCCATGTGCTGGAGTACGCCCAGTACCCCAATCGGTACGCATTGAAGATTGCTATGAGACTCCGTGTCTGTTGCGCCGAGGAACCGATGCCAGAATGGCTCTGGACTTCATTGGGG TTCAAGACGCCTCCGTCCTGACCACTATTGTGACTGCTACTGCTCTGGGAATCACCGCTCCTTATGAGCTGCCAGCTGATCGTTCCGCTGTTTGTAACTGGCTGGTGCAATCCCGTTGCCCAATCTCGGCGGGAGAGGAACTGATCTACCACCTGAGTATGCCCGTCACCGCCATCTACCCGCTGGTCAGTGTGACCATCGAAATCGATTTGGTAGACTCGACCGGACAGTCCCACGCGTGCTTCGTTGTTGATACTCGCGTGGTTGctaactaa
- the LOC134219351 gene encoding NPC intracellular cholesterol transporter 2-like, producing MFKFLVLVVLIPAVMLQNADNVDHLSWDRVAFRPCAGARPVPSEVRMLDCPSVPCLLARGTDGKMAMDYTSVQEATNLHTIVTATALGVTAPYELPADRAAACNWLVQSRCPTSPGEELTFHLSMPITAIYPLVSVAVEVDVVDQTQQSHGCFVLDIRVVAN from the exons ATGTTCAAATTCCTGGTTCTGGTTGTCCTGATTCCAGCCGTGATGCTGCAGAATGCAGACAACGTGGATCACCTGAGCTGGGACCGAGTGGCTTTCCGTCCCTGTGCCGGTGCTCGCCctgttccttcggaagttcgaatGTTGGATTGTCCGAGTGTACCATGCCTGTTGGCGAGGGGCACTGACGGTAAAATGGCCATGGACTACACTTCAG TTCAAGAAGCTACAAATCTGCACACCATCGTAACGGCCACCGCGTTGGGTGTCACCGCTCCTTACGAACTGCCAGCTGACCGTGCCGCTGCCTGCAACTGGCTGGTGCAATCTCGCTGCCCAACAAGTCCCGGAGAGGAATTGACTTTCCACTTGAGCATGCCGATCACCGCCATTTACCCGCTGGTTAGTGTGGCCGTCGAAGTCGATGTGGTGGATCAAACCCAGCAGTCGCACGGCTGCTTCGTGCTTGATATTCGTGTGGTTGCCAATTGA